A window of the Chlamydia sp. genome harbors these coding sequences:
- a CDS encoding rod shape-determining protein, translating into MSPHRSLYKIKNFSNRLYNKALGRFDRVFNFFSGNVGIDLGTANTLVYVRGRGIVLSEPSVVAVDAQTHAVLAVGHKAKAMLGKTPRKIVAVRPMKDGVIADFEIAEGMLKALIKRVTPARSMFRPKILIAVPSGITGVEKRAVEDSALHAGAQEVILIEEPMAAAIGVDLPVHEPAASMIIDIGGGTTEIAIISLGGIVESRSLRIAGDEFDECIINYMRRTYNLMIGPRTAEEIKITIGSAYPLGDQELEMEVRGRDQVAGLPITKRINSVEIRECLAEPIQQIIECVRLTLEKCPPELSADLVERGMVLAGGGALIKGLDKALSKNTGLSVITAPHPLLAVCLGTGKALEHLDQLKKRKESLV; encoded by the coding sequence ATGAGCCCACACCGTAGCTTATATAAGATTAAAAATTTTTCTAATCGCCTATATAATAAGGCTTTAGGTCGTTTCGATCGTGTATTCAATTTTTTTTCCGGGAACGTAGGCATAGACCTAGGGACTGCAAATACCCTGGTCTATGTTCGTGGACGAGGGATTGTTCTTAGTGAGCCTTCCGTCGTAGCTGTCGATGCTCAGACTCATGCAGTGTTGGCTGTAGGTCATAAGGCAAAAGCTATGTTAGGGAAGACCCCACGCAAAATTGTTGCCGTTCGGCCAATGAAAGACGGCGTCATTGCGGATTTCGAAATAGCTGAAGGGATGTTAAAGGCTTTGATTAAACGAGTGACTCCTGCGCGCAGTATGTTTCGCCCTAAGATCCTTATTGCTGTCCCTTCAGGAATTACTGGTGTAGAAAAACGAGCTGTTGAGGATTCTGCTTTGCATGCTGGTGCTCAAGAGGTTATTCTGATTGAGGAACCAATGGCAGCTGCCATTGGTGTGGACCTCCCTGTTCATGAACCAGCTGCGAGTATGATCATTGATATTGGGGGAGGGACTACTGAGATTGCGATTATTTCCTTGGGAGGAATTGTAGAATCGCGTTCTTTACGCATAGCAGGGGATGAGTTTGATGAATGCATTATTAATTATATGCGTCGTACTTATAACCTGATGATAGGACCGCGGACTGCTGAGGAAATTAAAATTACCATAGGTTCTGCTTATCCTTTAGGGGATCAGGAACTGGAAATGGAGGTGCGTGGGCGAGATCAGGTAGCAGGGCTCCCTATTACCAAAAGGATCAACTCCGTAGAAATTAGGGAGTGCTTAGCCGAGCCTATTCAACAAATAATAGAATGTGTGAGGCTAACTTTGGAAAAATGTCCTCCGGAACTTTCTGCAGATTTAGTAGAACGCGGGATGGTGTTAGCTGGAGGAGGAGCTCTTATAAAAGGGTTGGATAAAGCTTTAAGTAAAAATACTGGGCTTTCTGTTATTACCGCTCCGCATCCCCTTTTGGCTGTCTGTTTGGGAACAGGAAAAGCTTTGGAGCATCTAGATCAATTGAAGAAACGTAAAGAGAGTTTAGTATGA